The genomic window AAAATATTGGACGAGCATTTTTTCAATGTCATTCTTAAATGATTGATAACTATATTGGGGTGGATTATTTAATCCTAATTCTTGACGTGTTACATTTACAGGCAAATCAAAATAGTATGCCGATGTATAGCATACATTTATATCAATATCGCTATTATTTCGGATATTGGTATTGTTTGCGTATGACCCTTGTCCAAATACCTCATAGGCGTTTGAACTTAGTATTGTAGAGTTGCTTAACGCTTTGAGAATAGCATTTCGAGCATTTTCCATTTTTGCCTCTTCGGTGTCACTGGCCGGACGAGACATGGCCATAAGTTGTTCGTGAGAATATCGTGCCATAATTCATAATTAAAGTTTTAAAAGTGACTATCAAAAATCGTGCCAAAACAGCTGAATATGATATGTTGTCCCATGGTAGTNGATGAATTGAATTGTCATTAATATGTAAATAATCCGACAAAACGGCATCAGCCCCGGTAATCACAGTGTGGATTATCGGGGCTTGTGTGTAATNGTGTCATCTGTATGGGGGATGNTAGTTTTCNTTGAGGTATTCCTCAATCTCNNGGTCNGCATATAGGATTTTACCACCGAGGGAATAATATCCGAAAANGCCTTTGATACGATAGTTGGATAGTGTGGAGCGACTGATTCTTAATCTTCGGGCAAGTTCGGCATCTGAAAGAAATCTCTTGCCATCGAAGAGTGGTCTGGCACATTCAGCCAATTCCCGTGCATATTCCTTTATCTCCGATAGAACACCGAGTATTTTCTGACGGTCTTCTCTTGAAATGCTTACTTCATCCATCGCTCTCAATATTATAGTGGAGTATGCGTCCTATTTCAGAAGCAGGGTAATAGACTTTCCCTTCAATGACAGAGTAGCCTATCTTCCCCTCCATCCGTAACGCAGTCATACCTCGTTGGGAACGTCTGAGTATTTCCTGAGCCGATATGTTGTCTATCCACTCCTGTCGTTCACTTCTTGAAAGGCGATTAACGGCCAAGACAAGAACAGAACGGCAATCGGCAAGAGCGGATAGCATAGCGTCGAAAACGCT from Clostridiales bacterium includes these protein-coding regions:
- a CDS encoding helix-turn-helix domain-containing protein, with product MDEVSISREDRQKILGVLSEIKEYARELAECARPLFDGKRFLSDAELARRLRISRSTLSNYRIKGXFGYYSLGGKILYADXEIEEYLXENXHPPYR